Proteins found in one Microbacterium sp. LWS13-1.2 genomic segment:
- a CDS encoding alpha/beta hydrolase — MHIILVPGLWLDASSWGEVAPALESAGHRTHALTMPGVGASGAESVGIGIADWVAATVDALDRLDGPVAVVGHSGGGNVAYGAVDARPDRVDHVVFLDTFPPGEGGSISEFPVVDGVIPFPGWDFFDDSDVADLDPQTRADVAARAKSVPERVPTDPIRLSDERRRAVPATIITGTVPEAQIREIVEKAPSWAAELAALEKLEVIELGAPGDPTGHWPQFSRPGAVAEAILRAIG; from the coding sequence ATGCACATCATCCTCGTTCCCGGGCTGTGGCTCGACGCGTCTTCCTGGGGCGAGGTCGCCCCTGCCCTCGAATCAGCCGGGCACCGCACCCACGCGCTGACGATGCCGGGGGTCGGCGCGTCCGGCGCCGAGTCGGTAGGCATCGGCATCGCCGACTGGGTCGCCGCGACCGTCGACGCACTCGATCGCCTCGACGGTCCGGTGGCCGTCGTCGGACACTCCGGCGGCGGCAACGTCGCCTATGGAGCGGTGGACGCGCGCCCCGACCGCGTCGACCACGTGGTGTTCCTCGACACCTTCCCGCCGGGCGAAGGCGGCTCCATCTCGGAGTTCCCCGTGGTGGACGGCGTGATCCCGTTCCCCGGCTGGGACTTCTTCGACGACTCCGACGTGGCCGACCTCGATCCGCAGACACGGGCCGATGTCGCAGCTCGTGCGAAGTCGGTGCCCGAGCGGGTGCCGACCGATCCCATCCGGCTCTCCGACGAACGGCGCCGCGCGGTGCCCGCCACGATCATCACCGGCACGGTGCCCGAGGCGCAGATCAGAGAGATCGTCGAAAAGGCTCCGTCGTGGGCGGCAGAACTGGCCGCGCTCGAGAAGCTCGAGGTGATCGAGCTCGGGGCACCGGGCGATCCCACCGGCCACTGGCCGCAGTTCTCCCGTCCCGGCGCGGTCGCCGAGGCGATCCTCCGCGCGATCGGCTGA
- a CDS encoding DUF3099 domain-containing protein, producing the protein MKSSSHAPSATSLPRAPRDDVDARSIRYLVTMGIRVACFVLMVVITPYGWYTWVFGAAAIFLPYIAVVSANVGQEGRRNRREDPEAALPAAPSAPPTPESRVIRIEETHPGTRDTPDEAE; encoded by the coding sequence GTGAAGAGTTCGAGCCACGCCCCGTCGGCCACGTCCCTGCCGCGCGCACCGCGCGACGACGTCGACGCGCGCTCGATCCGTTATCTCGTGACCATGGGGATCCGCGTCGCGTGCTTCGTCCTCATGGTCGTCATCACCCCGTACGGCTGGTACACATGGGTATTCGGCGCCGCCGCGATCTTCCTTCCGTACATCGCCGTCGTCTCCGCCAATGTGGGCCAGGAGGGGCGCCGCAACCGCCGGGAAGACCCCGAGGCAGCCCTTCCGGCAGCGCCCTCGGCACCCCCGACGCCGGAGTCCCGCGTGATCCGCATCGAAGAGACGCACCCCGGAACTCGAGACACTCCCGACGAGGCCGAATGA
- a CDS encoding DUF4190 domain-containing protein, with protein MSDSTPQNPAPEPGAYPPVPPAPGAAQPAPQATPGAYPPPAQGAYPPAYGAPAPGAAPPYGTAPAYGAAPAYGSTPGYGAPAKTNTLAIVSLIASISGFVILPFIGSVVGVITGHMSLSQLKTSGEQGRGMALAGTIVGWVGLGLAILGIIAAIAFFAFFVSVYQQTGGTY; from the coding sequence GTGAGCGACTCCACTCCTCAGAACCCCGCACCGGAGCCGGGCGCCTACCCGCCCGTTCCGCCCGCCCCGGGAGCCGCGCAGCCGGCGCCCCAGGCCACCCCCGGCGCGTACCCGCCGCCCGCCCAGGGCGCGTATCCCCCGGCGTACGGCGCTCCTGCGCCCGGCGCTGCCCCGCCGTACGGGACCGCGCCCGCATACGGTGCCGCGCCCGCCTACGGGTCCACGCCCGGCTACGGCGCACCGGCCAAGACGAACACGCTCGCGATCGTCTCGCTCATCGCCTCCATCTCGGGCTTCGTCATCCTGCCGTTCATCGGCTCGGTCGTCGGCGTCATCACCGGCCACATGTCGCTCAGCCAGCTCAAGACGAGCGGCGAGCAGGGACGCGGCATGGCCCTCGCCGGCACCATCGTCGGCTGGGTGGGTCTCGGCCTCGCGATCCTCGGCATCATCGCGGCGATCGCGTTCTTCGCGTTCTTCGTCTCGGTCTATCAGCAGACCGGCGGCACGTACTGA
- a CDS encoding SURF1 family protein has product MSRRSVSMQHLPRAGRWAIYLALAVVFAIACAFLSNWQFTRNQERSGQLALVAENYDAPAVPLADLIPAGGELDPQDEWRPVVLTGTYLADDGLLARNRPHGGTSAFEVLVPFRLDDGRVLLVDRGWVAPGQDQPVPDAVPAPPSGEATVVVRLRPGEALPSSGRSAPEGQVPTINLGLIADAIPADAGDALEQSAYGVMVSEDPAPATAPSALEPPSDDPGPHLSYAIQWILFAVMGFVFIGYVIRTERRHRREDAEEAESARDESADAAPPAPPAPRRRRDRDAEDEDALLDAAGR; this is encoded by the coding sequence ATGAGCCGTCGCTCCGTCAGCATGCAGCACCTGCCCCGCGCCGGTCGCTGGGCGATCTACCTCGCACTCGCCGTCGTCTTCGCCATCGCGTGCGCGTTCCTGTCGAACTGGCAGTTCACGCGCAACCAGGAGCGCTCGGGGCAGCTCGCCCTCGTCGCCGAGAACTACGACGCGCCGGCAGTGCCGCTCGCCGACCTCATCCCGGCCGGCGGCGAACTGGACCCGCAGGACGAGTGGCGTCCGGTCGTCCTGACCGGGACCTACCTCGCCGATGACGGGCTCCTCGCCCGCAACCGGCCGCACGGCGGCACCTCGGCCTTCGAGGTTCTCGTGCCGTTCCGCCTGGACGACGGCCGGGTGCTCCTCGTCGACCGCGGCTGGGTGGCGCCCGGGCAGGACCAGCCCGTCCCCGATGCGGTGCCCGCCCCGCCGTCCGGCGAGGCGACCGTCGTCGTGCGGCTGCGGCCGGGCGAGGCGCTGCCGTCATCCGGGCGCTCGGCGCCCGAGGGACAGGTTCCGACCATCAACCTCGGGCTGATCGCCGACGCGATCCCCGCCGACGCGGGCGACGCCCTGGAGCAGAGCGCGTACGGCGTGATGGTCTCGGAGGACCCGGCGCCCGCCACCGCGCCGAGCGCACTCGAGCCGCCGTCGGACGACCCGGGCCCGCACCTGTCGTACGCGATCCAGTGGATCCTCTTCGCGGTGATGGGCTTCGTCTTCATCGGCTACGTCATCCGCACCGAGCGTCGGCACCGCCGCGAGGACGCCGAGGAGGCCGAGAGCGCCCGGGACGAATCGGCGGATGCCGCTCCCCCGGCTCCGCCGGCCCCCCGCCGTCGCCGCGACCGCGATGCCGAGGACGAGGACGCCCTGCTGGACGCCGCCGGCCGCTGA
- the fabG gene encoding 3-oxoacyl-ACP reductase FabG — translation MSTDRVVLVTGGNRGIGRAIAERFVAEGHRVAVTARSGEGPAGTLTVRADVTDAASVDAAFTEVENALGPVEIVVANAGITKDTLLLRMTEDDFDSVVATNLGGAFRVVKRASKGMLRARWGRVVLISSVVGLYGSAGQINYAASKSALVGFARSLTRELGGRGITANVVAPGFIETDMTAELPADTQAEYKKNIPAGRFASADEVAGVVTWISSDDAAYISGAVIPVDGGLGMGH, via the coding sequence ATGTCCACCGATCGCGTCGTCCTCGTCACCGGCGGAAATCGCGGCATCGGCCGCGCCATCGCGGAGCGCTTCGTCGCCGAGGGGCACAGGGTCGCGGTCACCGCACGCTCCGGCGAGGGCCCCGCCGGCACGCTGACCGTACGAGCGGACGTGACGGATGCCGCATCCGTCGACGCCGCGTTCACCGAGGTCGAGAACGCGCTCGGCCCCGTCGAGATCGTCGTCGCGAACGCCGGCATCACGAAGGACACGCTGCTGCTGCGCATGACCGAGGACGACTTCGACAGCGTCGTCGCCACGAACCTCGGCGGCGCCTTCCGCGTCGTCAAGCGCGCGTCGAAGGGCATGCTGCGCGCGCGATGGGGTCGCGTCGTCCTCATCTCGAGCGTCGTCGGCCTGTACGGCTCCGCCGGCCAGATCAACTACGCCGCGTCCAAGAGCGCCCTCGTGGGCTTCGCCCGTTCGCTCACCCGCGAGCTCGGCGGACGCGGCATCACCGCGAACGTCGTGGCGCCCGGCTTCATCGAGACCGACATGACGGCGGAGCTCCCGGCGGACACGCAGGCGGAGTACAAGAAGAACATCCCCGCTGGGCGTTTCGCATCGGCCGACGAGGTGGCCGGCGTGGTGACGTGGATCTCGTCGGACGACGCGGCCTACATCTCCGGCGCCGTCATCCCCGTCGACGGTGGTCTCGGCATGGGGCACTGA
- the serB gene encoding phosphoserine phosphatase SerB, which produces MPAPAARFLVVLDADSTLIRNEVIELIADEAGRGAEVAAATEAAMRGEVDFASSLRSRVEALQGVPVAAFARVLARIEPTPGVRELIAAVHDRGGAVGVVSGGFHEILDTVAPDLGVDVWRANRLATRDGALSGRVDGGIVDAAGKAAALREWAAERGVPIASTIAIGDGANDLEMMAVAGLGVAFNAKPAVRARADVVVGPVDLAEVIALLP; this is translated from the coding sequence GTGCCTGCCCCTGCCGCCCGCTTCCTCGTCGTGCTCGACGCCGACTCGACCCTCATCCGCAACGAGGTCATCGAGCTGATCGCCGACGAGGCCGGGCGCGGCGCCGAGGTCGCGGCCGCGACGGAGGCCGCCATGCGCGGCGAGGTCGACTTCGCGAGCAGCCTGCGCTCGCGCGTCGAGGCCCTCCAGGGCGTGCCAGTCGCCGCGTTCGCACGCGTGCTGGCGCGCATCGAGCCCACCCCCGGGGTGCGCGAGCTCATCGCCGCCGTGCACGACCGCGGCGGCGCCGTGGGCGTCGTTTCGGGCGGGTTCCACGAGATCCTCGACACCGTCGCCCCCGACCTGGGCGTGGACGTCTGGCGCGCGAACCGGCTGGCGACGCGCGACGGCGCGTTGAGCGGGCGCGTCGACGGCGGGATCGTGGATGCCGCGGGCAAGGCGGCGGCGCTGCGCGAATGGGCCGCCGAGCGCGGCGTACCGATCGCCTCCACGATCGCCATCGGCGACGGAGCCAACGACCTCGAGATGATGGCGGTCGCCGGGCTGGGCGTCGCGTTCAACGCCAAGCCCGCGGTCCGAGCTCGCGCCGACGTGGTCGTCGGGCCGGTCGACCTCGCCGAGGTCATCGCACTGCTGCCGTAG
- a CDS encoding ABC-F family ATP-binding cassette domain-containing protein produces MLAVHDLEIRVGARVLMSDVSFRVSDGDKIGLVGRNGAGKTTLTKVLAGDLIPADGRVERSGELGYLPQDPRSGDPEMLARTRILDARGLGTLAIGMHDASLAMASDDEAVAARAMRKYANLTERFEALGGYAAEAEAASIAHNLSLPDRILDQPLKTLSGGQRRRIELARILFSDAQTMILDEPTNHLDADSVVWLREFLKGYKGGLIVISHDVELVGETVNRVFYLDANRQIIDVYNMNWKNYLRQRVADEERRKKERANVEKKATVLQQQAARFGAKASKAAAAHQMVARAEKMLAGLDEVRQVERVAKLRFPKPAPCGKTPLMASGLSKSYGSLEIFTDVDLAIDRGSKVVILGLNGAGKTTLLRILAGVDQPDTGQLEPGHGLKIGYYAQEHENLDVSRSVLENMMSAAPDITATEARKVLGSFLFTGDDVLKPAGVLSGGEKTRLSLATLVVSSANMLLLDEPTNNLDPASREEILGALAHYEGAVVLVSHDEGAVEALNPERVLILPDGVEDIWGRDYVDLVTLA; encoded by the coding sequence GTGCTCGCCGTGCACGACCTCGAGATCCGCGTGGGCGCTCGCGTGCTCATGTCGGACGTCTCCTTCCGCGTGTCGGACGGGGACAAGATCGGACTGGTCGGCCGCAACGGCGCCGGCAAGACGACGCTGACCAAGGTGCTCGCAGGAGACCTCATCCCCGCCGACGGCAGGGTGGAGCGCTCCGGCGAGCTCGGCTACCTGCCACAGGACCCCCGCTCCGGCGACCCCGAGATGCTCGCCCGCACCCGCATCCTCGATGCCCGCGGTCTGGGCACGCTCGCGATCGGCATGCACGACGCCTCGCTCGCCATGGCCAGCGATGACGAGGCGGTGGCAGCCCGCGCGATGCGCAAGTACGCCAACCTCACCGAGCGCTTCGAAGCGCTCGGCGGCTACGCGGCCGAGGCGGAGGCGGCATCGATCGCGCACAACCTGTCGCTGCCGGACCGCATCCTCGACCAGCCGCTGAAGACCCTGTCGGGCGGTCAGCGCCGTCGCATCGAACTCGCCCGCATCCTGTTCTCGGATGCCCAGACGATGATCCTCGACGAGCCGACCAACCACCTCGACGCCGACAGCGTCGTGTGGCTGCGCGAGTTCCTGAAGGGGTACAAGGGCGGCCTGATCGTCATCAGCCACGACGTGGAGCTCGTCGGCGAGACGGTGAACCGCGTGTTCTACCTCGACGCGAACCGCCAGATCATCGACGTCTACAACATGAACTGGAAGAACTACCTGCGCCAGCGGGTGGCCGACGAGGAGCGCCGCAAGAAGGAGCGCGCCAACGTCGAGAAGAAGGCCACGGTGCTCCAGCAGCAGGCGGCCCGATTCGGTGCCAAGGCGTCGAAGGCGGCAGCCGCTCACCAGATGGTGGCGCGCGCCGAAAAGATGCTCGCCGGGCTCGACGAGGTGCGCCAGGTGGAGCGTGTGGCCAAGCTGCGCTTCCCGAAGCCGGCGCCCTGCGGCAAGACGCCGCTCATGGCCTCGGGACTGTCGAAGTCGTACGGCTCGCTCGAGATCTTCACCGACGTCGACCTCGCGATCGACCGCGGCTCGAAGGTCGTCATCCTCGGGCTCAACGGCGCCGGCAAGACGACGCTGCTGCGCATCCTCGCCGGTGTCGATCAGCCCGACACCGGGCAGCTCGAGCCGGGTCACGGCCTGAAGATCGGCTATTACGCGCAGGAGCACGAGAACCTCGACGTCTCGCGGTCGGTGCTCGAGAACATGATGTCGGCCGCGCCCGACATCACCGCCACCGAGGCGCGCAAGGTGCTCGGCTCGTTCCTGTTCACCGGCGACGACGTACTCAAGCCCGCCGGCGTGCTGTCCGGCGGCGAGAAGACGCGCCTCTCGCTCGCGACGCTGGTGGTGTCGTCGGCGAACATGCTCCTGCTCGACGAGCCGACGAACAACCTCGACCCGGCGTCGCGCGAGGAGATCCTCGGTGCGCTCGCGCACTACGAGGGAGCCGTCGTGCTGGTGTCGCACGACGAGGGGGCCGTCGAGGCGCTCAACCCCGAGCGCGTGCTCATCCTGCCCGACGGTGTCGAAGACATCTGGGGCCGCGATTACGTCGACCTCGTCACCCTCGCCTGA